A portion of the Deinococcus peraridilitoris DSM 19664 genome contains these proteins:
- a CDS encoding exonuclease SbcCD subunit D: MRLLHTADFHAGRTLRGFDRTPEIRAALTEVADLAKSERADAVLVAGDLFDSVNPSAEAESAIYDFFLRLRELEIPSVAIAGNHDSANRLAGLSGLLGWVGVHLVAQMPASPQAAVRTITAKNGTDLVVAAFPFLSERRLVKYADVLGGDVGAWRQKYREGMGFFMGQFERSFRANAVNTLMLHATVEGSAPSGSERTFLFDLTNAYTVSPQQFPTSAQYVALGHVHKPQQPSEAPPAYYPGSLIQLDFGEAGERKGVNLVEVEPGRPAKVHFLPLSAGKPLKVVKSDLDDLDRKLAAVADFPGLLKVVVQVPGGATMPGLKDRVLRLLPQTLAIETEAVGEAAPASVERRDGLTPLQLFERYYRERRGVETLPSNLKAAFEEADRLAREEEVPGAGVNA; encoded by the coding sequence ATGCGTTTACTGCACACCGCCGACTTCCACGCCGGACGCACCCTGCGCGGCTTTGACCGGACCCCTGAAATTCGGGCCGCCCTCACCGAAGTGGCCGATCTCGCGAAGAGTGAGCGGGCAGATGCCGTTCTGGTGGCCGGCGACCTCTTTGATTCGGTCAACCCCAGTGCCGAAGCCGAGTCGGCCATCTATGATTTCTTTTTGCGTCTGCGCGAACTGGAGATTCCCAGCGTCGCGATTGCCGGCAACCACGACAGCGCCAACCGACTTGCTGGCCTTTCGGGTCTGCTGGGCTGGGTCGGGGTGCACCTCGTCGCGCAGATGCCCGCGAGTCCGCAGGCGGCGGTGCGCACCATCACCGCCAAGAACGGCACGGACCTGGTGGTGGCGGCCTTTCCGTTTCTCAGCGAGCGTCGCCTGGTGAAGTACGCCGACGTGCTCGGCGGGGACGTCGGGGCCTGGCGGCAGAAGTACCGCGAAGGCATGGGTTTTTTCATGGGGCAGTTCGAGCGTTCCTTCCGGGCGAACGCTGTCAACACCCTCATGCTGCACGCGACCGTCGAAGGCAGTGCCCCGTCGGGCTCCGAGCGGACCTTCCTGTTCGACCTGACCAACGCCTACACCGTGTCGCCCCAGCAATTCCCGACCAGCGCCCAGTACGTTGCGCTGGGTCACGTTCACAAGCCGCAGCAGCCCTCCGAGGCGCCGCCCGCGTATTACCCGGGCAGCCTGATTCAGCTGGACTTCGGGGAGGCCGGCGAGCGCAAGGGAGTCAACCTGGTGGAGGTCGAGCCGGGCCGACCGGCCAAAGTGCATTTTTTGCCGCTCTCGGCTGGAAAACCCTTGAAGGTGGTCAAGTCGGACCTTGACGATCTGGACCGCAAGCTGGCCGCCGTGGCGGACTTTCCCGGCTTGCTGAAGGTGGTGGTGCAGGTGCCGGGCGGAGCGACGATGCCCGGACTCAAGGACCGGGTGCTGCGGCTGTTGCCACAAACGCTCGCCATCGAAACCGAAGCGGTGGGCGAGGCAGCGCCGGCCAGCGTGGAGCGCCGCGACGGCCTGACCCCGCTGCAGCTGTTCGAGCGGTACTATCGGGAGCGGCGTGGCGTCGAGACCCTGCCGTCGAACCTGAAAGCCGCCTTCGAGGAAGCCGACCGACTGGCCCGCGAAGAAGAAGTGCCGGGTGCCGGGGTGAACGCATGA
- a CDS encoding universal stress protein, translated as MAEPDEASPLTQQTPDENAARPRGRHKIYVGMASGVGKTYRALQDLHELLAAGRRVMIGVLETHGRRETQDVAYALPSFPRREVEFKGAVLSEMDLGGLLHLRPEVVLVDDLAHTNAPGSAHARRYEDVEDLLAAGIDVVSTVNIQHLESLNDLIARLTGVRVKDRLPDKVLQEADEVVLVDVSPQTLQHRLRAGKIYSPDKVDAALKNFFTESTLTTLRELALRQVADAVQGEDQDNGGVKERILVACALEPESGRLIRRGGRIASRLGGELDVVFVSSGKPDAQGEQLLQFFQDTTEALGGHFKVIPSQGNIGRTLVQYVEANHITQVVIGESSRSRWEEFLRGSIVHTVLRHTRNVDVYVLTRE; from the coding sequence ATGGCCGAGCCAGACGAGGCGAGCCCGCTCACTCAGCAGACCCCCGATGAAAACGCGGCCCGCCCGCGCGGTCGCCACAAGATCTATGTCGGTATGGCCAGCGGGGTCGGAAAAACCTACCGTGCCCTGCAGGATCTTCACGAGCTGCTGGCCGCAGGGCGCCGGGTGATGATCGGGGTGCTGGAGACACACGGCCGACGTGAAACCCAGGACGTCGCGTACGCGCTGCCGTCCTTTCCACGTCGTGAAGTGGAATTCAAAGGGGCGGTGTTGAGTGAAATGGACTTGGGAGGGCTGTTGCACCTCCGCCCCGAAGTGGTTCTCGTCGACGACCTGGCGCACACCAATGCGCCCGGCAGCGCTCACGCGAGGCGGTATGAGGATGTCGAAGACCTGCTGGCGGCCGGCATCGACGTTGTTTCTACCGTGAATATCCAGCACCTCGAAAGCCTCAACGACCTGATCGCGCGTTTGACCGGCGTGCGCGTGAAGGACCGCCTGCCCGACAAGGTGCTGCAGGAAGCCGACGAGGTGGTGCTGGTGGACGTCAGTCCACAGACCCTGCAACACCGCCTGCGTGCCGGAAAAATCTATTCCCCTGACAAGGTCGACGCCGCGCTCAAGAACTTTTTTACCGAAAGCACCTTGACGACGCTGCGTGAACTGGCGCTGCGGCAGGTCGCGGACGCCGTGCAGGGTGAGGATCAAGACAACGGCGGTGTCAAGGAGCGCATTCTGGTCGCCTGCGCCCTGGAGCCCGAATCGGGCCGGCTGATCCGCCGGGGCGGGCGCATTGCCAGTCGGCTCGGCGGGGAACTTGACGTGGTCTTCGTGAGTTCAGGGAAGCCCGATGCCCAGGGCGAGCAGCTCCTGCAGTTTTTTCAGGACACCACCGAGGCACTGGGAGGCCACTTCAAGGTCATTCCCAGCCAGGGAAACATCGGACGCACCCTGGTGCAGTATGTCGAGGCAAATCACATCACCCAGGTGGTGATCGGTGAGAGCAGCCGTTCCCGCTGGGAGGAATTTTTGCGCGGTTCGATCGTACATACGGTGCTGCGCCACACCCGCAACGTGGATGTTTACGTCCTGACACGCGAATAG
- the recD2 gene encoding SF1B family DNA helicase RecD2: MTPDSPLTSNPDAPSAQHLRVRGSVNKVRFRADSGFAVLSATIENEEGRDNDATLVGMVPPLESGDTFNAEVTLEEHREYGYQYRIQLLLLDDVPVALNEEGVAAYLEARVAGVGKVLAGRIAQHFGADALDILSEDPERLLSVPGVTRSTLHKIVQSWEEAGGERRLIAGLQGLGLSISQAQRAVKHFGSNALDHLNSDIYALTEIEGIGFLTADKLAEKQGIQRDDPRRLTAAAVYALQQAQLAGGHTYLPHERALRGLVHYARVSPLQAEFALESASELGRVIDDDGRIYLPSVLRAEKKLASTIRTLLATPPSDEWTVTKKDARGLSAQQAEILQLLEENRLVVLTGGPGTGKSTTTRAVADLAEKLGLEVGLCAPTGKAARRLGEVTGRTASTIHRLLGYGPDGFRFGPIEPLLYDLIIVDEVSMCGDALLLALLSALGPGTRVLLVGDADQLPPVDAGLPLLALTQIAPTVRLQQIYRQAAESPIVTAAHGLLGGQPPVFGPAALRHIEVESDVGARRVALLVRELGGPSMVQVLSPMRKGPLGVEMLNHALQSLFNPGSGGTRIGEFEVRAGDYVVQTKNDYQNEVFNGTLGLVLAEGGGKVQVDFEGNIVELSGAELWNLQLGYALTVHRAQGSEWKTVLGVLHEAHANMLSRNLAYTALTRASERFLAVGSERAWAIAASRQREVRHTHLLERIRGA, translated from the coding sequence GTGACCCCAGATTCTCCGCTCACCTCGAACCCCGACGCTCCATCCGCTCAGCATCTGCGGGTGCGTGGCAGCGTGAACAAAGTGCGCTTCCGTGCTGACAGCGGCTTTGCCGTGCTCTCGGCAACCATCGAAAACGAAGAAGGCCGGGACAACGACGCCACCCTGGTCGGAATGGTGCCCCCGCTGGAGTCCGGTGACACCTTCAACGCCGAGGTTACCCTCGAAGAGCACCGCGAATACGGGTATCAGTACCGCATTCAGCTGCTGCTGCTGGACGACGTGCCCGTGGCGCTCAACGAAGAGGGTGTCGCGGCCTACCTGGAAGCGCGCGTCGCCGGAGTCGGCAAAGTGCTGGCAGGACGCATCGCGCAGCATTTCGGTGCCGACGCCTTGGACATTCTCAGTGAGGACCCCGAACGGCTGCTGTCGGTGCCCGGCGTGACCCGCAGCACCCTGCACAAAATCGTGCAGAGCTGGGAAGAAGCGGGAGGCGAGCGTCGCCTGATCGCAGGGCTGCAAGGTCTGGGACTCAGCATCTCGCAGGCCCAGCGCGCCGTGAAGCACTTCGGCTCGAACGCCCTGGATCACCTCAATTCGGATATTTACGCGCTCACGGAAATCGAAGGCATCGGCTTTCTCACCGCCGACAAGCTCGCCGAGAAGCAGGGAATCCAACGCGACGACCCGCGACGACTGACGGCCGCGGCGGTCTATGCCCTGCAGCAGGCCCAGCTGGCGGGTGGGCACACCTACCTGCCGCACGAACGCGCGCTCAGGGGGCTCGTCCACTACGCGCGGGTCTCGCCGCTGCAGGCCGAATTTGCCCTGGAAAGCGCCAGCGAACTCGGACGGGTCATCGACGATGACGGGCGTATCTACCTTCCGAGCGTGCTGCGCGCCGAAAAGAAGCTCGCGAGCACCATCCGCACGCTGCTGGCCACGCCGCCCAGCGACGAATGGACCGTCACGAAAAAGGACGCCCGCGGGCTCAGTGCCCAGCAGGCCGAAATCTTGCAGTTACTGGAAGAAAACCGGCTGGTGGTGCTGACGGGCGGACCGGGCACCGGCAAGAGCACCACCACGCGGGCCGTGGCCGATCTGGCCGAGAAGCTCGGGCTGGAAGTCGGCCTGTGCGCGCCAACCGGCAAGGCGGCGCGCCGGCTGGGCGAAGTGACGGGCAGAACTGCCAGCACCATTCACCGGCTCCTCGGGTATGGCCCGGACGGTTTTCGCTTCGGGCCCATCGAGCCACTGCTCTACGACCTGATCATCGTGGACGAGGTCAGCATGTGCGGCGACGCGTTGCTGTTGGCCCTGCTCAGTGCCCTTGGGCCGGGCACGCGCGTACTGCTCGTGGGGGACGCTGATCAGCTGCCGCCCGTCGATGCAGGCCTGCCCCTCCTCGCGCTGACCCAGATCGCGCCCACCGTGCGCCTGCAGCAAATTTACCGTCAGGCGGCCGAAAGTCCGATTGTGACTGCCGCCCACGGGTTGCTGGGTGGTCAGCCGCCCGTCTTCGGGCCTGCGGCTTTGCGCCACATCGAGGTCGAAAGCGACGTGGGCGCGCGCCGGGTGGCTTTGCTGGTGCGCGAACTGGGCGGGCCGTCGATGGTACAGGTCCTCTCCCCTATGCGCAAGGGCCCGCTGGGCGTGGAAATGCTCAACCACGCCCTGCAGAGCCTGTTCAATCCCGGCTCGGGCGGCACGCGCATCGGCGAGTTCGAAGTGCGCGCAGGCGACTACGTGGTGCAGACCAAGAACGATTACCAGAATGAGGTGTTCAATGGAACGCTCGGCCTGGTGCTCGCAGAAGGCGGCGGGAAAGTTCAGGTGGACTTCGAGGGCAATATCGTCGAACTGTCCGGCGCCGAGCTGTGGAATCTGCAGCTGGGCTACGCGCTGACCGTACACCGCGCGCAAGGCAGCGAGTGGAAGACCGTGCTGGGCGTCTTGCACGAGGCCCACGCGAACATGCTGTCGCGCAATCTGGCCTACACGGCCCTGACACGGGCCAGCGAGCGTTTCCTGGCGGTCGGCTCCGAGCGGGCCTGGGCCATTGCCGCGTCGCGTCAGCGCGAAGTGCGTCACACGCACCTGCTCGAACGTATCCGTGGAGCGTGA
- a CDS encoding DNA double-strand break repair nuclease NurA, with amino-acid sequence MRIRLDPWPIDTLDPQMSLNAFKGDVIDIESNRWERLARRTIPQNLHTVYVVDGKPRMEARLLVENGAAPLFGGYGAYVVGAVELDPHGRREAQLQHVRASRILALCGDVKAEGARLIPRNPHTGELLYRVENAEGNTQSAPAQKIQSLMLREEQKLSHAFASQVPWSEDDDEEDLAALTLQDGPVRPGFGGGAVVGCVKTMQTLYVSADRAYLLSELRPGERSPILYFRYDGSGEARFTWYVRLCDAEFYQHPYAGVMRLEMHAGDNTELPNIVRAIADLSGDLLCKLASKAHKDPRAPQNLIPTRALEQAMGRAMGDASLVMRRIRAHIAQELGQPLGGVA; translated from the coding sequence ATGCGGATTCGCCTCGACCCCTGGCCCATCGACACCCTTGATCCTCAGATGAGCCTGAACGCTTTCAAGGGGGACGTGATCGATATCGAGTCGAACCGCTGGGAACGGCTGGCGCGCCGCACGATTCCGCAGAATCTGCACACGGTCTATGTGGTGGACGGCAAACCCCGCATGGAAGCCCGCCTGCTGGTCGAGAACGGTGCAGCGCCACTGTTTGGTGGCTATGGCGCCTACGTGGTGGGCGCTGTCGAGCTGGATCCACACGGACGGCGTGAAGCGCAATTGCAGCACGTCCGCGCCAGCCGGATACTGGCGCTGTGCGGGGACGTCAAGGCCGAGGGCGCGCGCCTGATTCCCCGCAACCCCCACACCGGAGAGCTGCTCTACCGGGTGGAGAACGCCGAAGGCAACACCCAGAGTGCGCCCGCCCAGAAAATCCAGTCCCTGATGCTGCGTGAGGAGCAGAAACTCTCGCACGCCTTCGCGTCACAGGTACCGTGGAGCGAGGACGACGACGAGGAAGATCTCGCTGCACTCACCTTGCAAGATGGCCCGGTGCGCCCCGGCTTCGGCGGTGGCGCGGTGGTCGGATGCGTGAAGACCATGCAGACCCTGTACGTCAGCGCCGACCGTGCCTATCTGCTCTCCGAACTGCGCCCCGGCGAGCGCAGCCCGATTCTCTACTTTCGCTATGACGGCTCCGGCGAAGCGCGCTTCACCTGGTATGTGCGCCTGTGTGACGCCGAGTTCTACCAGCATCCCTACGCGGGTGTAATGCGGCTGGAGATGCACGCGGGTGACAACACCGAGCTGCCCAACATCGTACGCGCCATTGCCGACCTGAGCGGCGACTTGCTGTGCAAGCTCGCCTCCAAGGCCCACAAGGACCCGCGTGCGCCGCAGAATCTGATTCCGACCCGGGCGCTGGAGCAGGCAATGGGACGTGCGATGGGTGACGCTTCGCTCGTGATGCGGCGTATTCGCGCGCACATCGCCCAGGAACTCGGTCAGCCGCTCGGAGGCGTGGCGTGA
- a CDS encoding DJ-1/PfpI family protein, whose amino-acid sequence MSVAVLVYAGVLELELGAALSVFSLAGGDGATRTVARSRASVVGSGGLVTTPEVMFAALEPPEGVFVPGGVGAARMSRDPLVQSFLRAQHARGVPMAASGSGVLALGEAGLLEGLVVSTSADLEDTVWGYSPSDVLSGGLSEDSDRISSHGGLGALDAALCLAARLWGTAAATGAARRLGYGAA is encoded by the coding sequence ATGAGCGTGGCCGTGCTGGTCTACGCCGGCGTGCTGGAACTCGAGCTTGGCGCGGCGCTCAGCGTGTTCAGCCTGGCCGGAGGCGACGGTGCGACGCGCACCGTCGCCCGCTCGCGCGCCTCGGTGGTGGGCTCGGGAGGCCTGGTCACGACACCGGAAGTGATGTTCGCCGCACTTGAGCCGCCTGAAGGGGTTTTCGTTCCGGGCGGCGTGGGCGCTGCCCGGATGAGCCGCGATCCGCTGGTCCAGTCTTTTCTGCGGGCACAGCACGCGCGGGGTGTTCCGATGGCCGCCTCGGGCAGCGGCGTACTGGCGCTCGGTGAGGCCGGACTGCTGGAAGGCCTGGTGGTCTCCACCTCAGCGGATCTGGAAGATACCGTCTGGGGGTATTCACCTTCGGACGTGCTTTCGGGGGGCCTGTCCGAGGACTCGGACCGCATCAGTTCCCACGGTGGTCTTGGCGCCCTGGACGCCGCCCTGTGCCTCGCGGCGCGCCTGTGGGGTACGGCCGCCGCGACCGGGGCAGCGCGGCGCCTGGGCTACGGCGCCGCGTGA
- a CDS encoding ATP-binding protein — MILGTQEATPLQFWFSVVAGASVQLDDLIVARTRKPDGSSVAFYGVVDAVRKIHEGVSFESDVEEVVNGFLPANTSYTAHVLVTRVDPEDFVPPQPGDRVFHAQDEDLARALYQDGMKSQLPAGLLRSGQPVALNFDFLNGSQGAHVNISGVSGVATKTSYALFLLYSIFNSQALGTERGNTKALIFNVKGEDLFFLDLPNAKLSEKEGKVMAARAQSGDRYRALGLPRTPFTDVQFLAPPHPGGGDAVVPHVEQRAQGVTPYLWTLREFCLKRLLPYCFSDREASLNLGFVISGLEEKLYRLAMSEPNKPYLTVDDWNEQDEFQAIELGLGFDEMGKTRLTSFEQLVSYIEYKLLEQSDGAGDPKWVAKQNQGTLQAFVRRLRGVQKHLSPLVRGDLSAEQAARFRPDVLRPGVQLSVVDIHQLHPHAQMFVVGVVLRELFDKKERSGRKPYVFVVLDELNKYAPRDGDSPIKEVLLDIAERGRSMGIILIGAQQTASEVERRITSNAAIRVVGRLDPAEAERPEYRFLPATYRLRAAILQPGTMILQQPEVPTPVMVTFPFPAYATRKDEVMQAEAPEEVEQQASDWLGL; from the coding sequence ATGATTCTCGGCACCCAGGAAGCCACACCACTGCAGTTCTGGTTCTCGGTGGTGGCGGGCGCCAGCGTTCAGCTCGACGATCTCATCGTGGCACGCACCAGAAAGCCAGACGGCTCCAGCGTGGCCTTTTATGGGGTAGTGGACGCTGTGCGCAAAATCCACGAAGGCGTCAGCTTCGAGAGTGACGTCGAAGAAGTCGTGAACGGCTTTTTGCCCGCCAACACCAGCTACACCGCGCACGTGCTGGTGACCCGCGTCGATCCCGAGGACTTCGTACCACCGCAGCCCGGCGACCGGGTCTTTCACGCGCAGGACGAGGATCTGGCCCGCGCCCTGTACCAGGACGGCATGAAGTCGCAGCTTCCGGCGGGCCTGCTGCGCTCCGGCCAGCCCGTCGCGCTCAACTTCGATTTCCTCAACGGTTCGCAGGGCGCGCACGTGAACATCTCGGGCGTGTCGGGAGTGGCCACCAAGACCAGCTATGCACTGTTTCTGCTGTACTCGATTTTCAACTCCCAGGCGCTGGGAACCGAACGCGGCAACACCAAAGCCCTGATCTTCAACGTGAAGGGCGAGGATCTGTTCTTTCTGGACCTGCCCAACGCCAAGCTGAGCGAAAAAGAAGGCAAGGTGATGGCCGCCCGCGCTCAGAGCGGCGACCGCTACCGGGCGCTGGGGCTTCCACGCACTCCGTTCACCGACGTGCAGTTCCTCGCCCCGCCTCATCCAGGCGGCGGGGACGCCGTAGTACCGCACGTCGAACAGCGCGCGCAGGGTGTCACGCCATACCTGTGGACGCTGCGCGAATTCTGTCTCAAGCGCCTGCTGCCGTACTGCTTCTCGGACCGGGAAGCGAGCCTCAACCTCGGCTTCGTCATTTCCGGGCTGGAGGAAAAACTCTACCGGTTGGCCATGAGCGAGCCAAACAAGCCTTACCTCACGGTCGACGACTGGAACGAGCAGGATGAATTTCAGGCCATCGAACTCGGCCTGGGCTTCGACGAGATGGGCAAGACGCGCCTGACCAGCTTCGAACAGCTGGTGTCGTACATCGAATACAAGTTGCTCGAGCAGAGCGACGGCGCGGGCGATCCCAAGTGGGTCGCCAAGCAGAACCAGGGCACCCTGCAAGCCTTCGTACGCCGCCTGCGCGGCGTGCAAAAGCACCTCTCCCCGCTCGTGCGCGGCGACCTGAGCGCAGAGCAGGCCGCGCGCTTTCGGCCTGATGTGCTAAGGCCGGGCGTACAGCTCAGCGTGGTCGACATTCATCAGCTGCACCCGCACGCGCAGATGTTCGTGGTAGGCGTGGTGCTGCGCGAGCTGTTCGACAAGAAGGAGCGTTCGGGACGCAAGCCCTACGTATTTGTGGTGCTCGACGAACTGAACAAGTACGCGCCGCGTGACGGGGACAGCCCGATCAAGGAGGTGCTGCTCGACATCGCCGAACGCGGACGCTCGATGGGCATCATCTTGATCGGTGCACAGCAGACGGCTTCGGAGGTCGAGCGGCGCATTACCAGCAACGCCGCCATCCGCGTCGTGGGCCGCCTCGATCCTGCCGAAGCCGAGCGGCCCGAATACCGCTTCCTGCCCGCGACCTACCGTCTGCGCGCCGCAATTCTGCAGCCGGGCACCATGATTTTGCAGCAGCCCGAAGTGCCCACGCCGGTGATGGTCACCTTTCCTTTTCCCGCGTACGCCACCCGCAAGGACGAGGTCATGCAGGCCGAGGCGCCCGAAGAAGTCGAACAGCAGGCGAGTGACTGGCTTGGCCTGTAA
- a CDS encoding DUF3208 domain-containing protein, with protein sequence MTESEELQPIRLLQGYLWHPRDAGIELSGYLPQELSGARLVWDEVTPPFAFFENGELTSSQVFYQFTTFRVYERRPDNDTLHAHAQGLSEALGPLLERTPPGVGWQLWEDLREL encoded by the coding sequence TTGACGGAGTCCGAGGAACTACAGCCCATCCGCCTGCTGCAGGGATACCTGTGGCATCCGCGCGACGCGGGTATCGAGCTCTCCGGTTACCTGCCCCAGGAACTGTCGGGCGCCCGGCTGGTCTGGGACGAGGTCACGCCTCCCTTTGCCTTTTTCGAGAACGGTGAGCTTACCTCATCGCAGGTGTTTTACCAGTTCACGACTTTCCGAGTATACGAACGCCGGCCTGACAACGACACGCTGCACGCTCACGCGCAGGGGCTCTCCGAAGCGTTGGGGCCCCTGCTGGAGCGGACTCCGCCGGGTGTCGGCTGGCAGCTGTGGGAAGACCTGCGCGAACTGTGA
- a CDS encoding DHH family phosphoesterase, translating to MTASNASEPHYAELTRAIADKLRRHPGPIVVLSHVDPDGDALGSCLGLVRALRSLGHDARMYMRVPRYLGYFLAEGEAQEALGAWPEGALLVVLDVDNNDTGRVAGADLASFTGQVINVDHHGTNKRRADLGLVDPTKAATALMVKDLIEALGVPWTPETATPVLLGINTDTGSFRFSNTTPEVLRAGADLVEHGAQLAWINEMLAQQPRAYFALLELVLGSMEFLMDGRVVTARVDEAMLHRTQSSWDDVESYVSTIRSAEGTELACLFKDYGERVKLSLRSRGRVSAQNIAVACGGGGHVAAAGATVTGSYAQVRTRFEEEARREFERVGLI from the coding sequence ATGACCGCTTCGAACGCCTCCGAACCACACTACGCGGAGCTGACCCGCGCCATCGCAGACAAGCTGCGCCGTCACCCCGGACCGATTGTGGTGCTTTCGCACGTCGATCCGGATGGAGACGCGCTGGGAAGCTGTCTCGGTCTCGTGCGCGCCCTGCGCAGCCTGGGCCACGACGCGCGGATGTACATGCGCGTTCCGCGCTATCTGGGATATTTCCTGGCCGAAGGCGAAGCGCAGGAGGCCCTGGGCGCCTGGCCCGAGGGGGCACTGCTGGTGGTGCTGGATGTCGACAACAACGACACCGGGCGGGTCGCGGGAGCTGACCTGGCTTCCTTCACGGGTCAGGTCATCAATGTCGATCACCACGGCACGAACAAACGCCGGGCCGACCTCGGACTGGTCGACCCGACTAAGGCGGCCACCGCCCTGATGGTCAAGGACCTGATCGAGGCGCTGGGCGTGCCCTGGACCCCAGAGACCGCCACGCCAGTCCTGCTGGGCATCAACACCGACACCGGTTCGTTCCGGTTTTCCAATACCACGCCCGAGGTGCTGCGCGCGGGCGCCGATCTGGTCGAGCACGGCGCGCAGCTGGCCTGGATCAACGAGATGCTCGCCCAGCAGCCCCGCGCCTACTTCGCCCTGCTCGAACTGGTACTGGGCAGCATGGAGTTTCTGATGGACGGCCGGGTGGTCACGGCGCGCGTCGACGAGGCCATGCTGCACCGCACGCAGTCGAGCTGGGACGACGTGGAGTCATATGTCAGTACCATCCGCTCGGCCGAGGGAACCGAGCTGGCCTGCCTGTTCAAGGATTACGGTGAGCGCGTCAAGCTGTCGCTGCGCTCACGAGGGCGGGTGAGTGCTCAGAACATCGCCGTGGCCTGTGGTGGCGGTGGCCACGTGGCCGCTGCGGGCGCGACGGTGACGGGTTCGTACGCGCAGGTGCGGACCAGGTTCGAGGAGGAAGCGCGGCGCGAGTTCGAGCGAGTCGGTCTGATCTGA
- a CDS encoding HAD family hydrolase, giving the protein MTKATNSNAARHVAFDWGGVFTIGTFDGRSTERLAKQYALDVDVVRTHYFALIHHLEVGEWTLPAFWEEFAERLQIGAVPYEDFRDLYLGSVVRNEAMYRALAQLPGSVRVGLLSNNYPVVSDVLRQDPEFGRFDALVFSNEIGHKKPSAKAFQALVDALNVLPETCAFVDDVPENIAAAQAHGFHGLLYDHTRHAEFLSDLQGWLRVPLTDVERV; this is encoded by the coding sequence ATGACCAAGGCAACGAATTCGAACGCGGCGCGGCACGTGGCGTTCGACTGGGGCGGCGTGTTCACCATCGGAACCTTCGACGGCCGTTCCACCGAGCGGCTGGCAAAACAGTACGCGCTCGACGTCGATGTGGTCCGAACGCATTATTTTGCACTGATCCATCACCTGGAGGTGGGTGAATGGACCCTTCCGGCGTTCTGGGAAGAGTTCGCGGAGCGCCTTCAGATCGGCGCTGTACCTTACGAGGACTTTCGTGACCTGTATCTCGGCTCGGTGGTGCGCAATGAAGCGATGTACCGCGCGCTGGCACAACTGCCCGGCAGTGTTCGCGTGGGCCTGCTGAGCAACAACTACCCGGTGGTCAGCGACGTGCTGCGCCAGGATCCGGAATTCGGGCGCTTCGATGCGCTGGTTTTCAGCAACGAGATCGGTCACAAGAAACCTTCCGCCAAGGCATTTCAGGCCCTGGTGGACGCGCTGAACGTGCTTCCCGAAACGTGTGCCTTCGTGGATGACGTGCCAGAGAATATCGCAGCTGCCCAGGCGCACGGCTTTCACGGACTGCTCTACGACCACACCCGCCACGCCGAGTTCCTGAGCGACCTGCAGGGCTGGCTGCGCGTGCCCTTGACCGACGTGGAGCGCGTTTGA